The Paenarthrobacter aurescens region TCTTCCGCGCCAGCCTCTGCCAGGGAATCAACAATCCAGCCTCCTGTCGCCAAGCAGATACCTGTCCGCCGCGAGCATCACGGCGATGTTTTTGTGGACAACTATGAGTGGCTCAGGGACAAAGAATCTTCGGAGGTAGTGGAGCACCTCAAGGCGGAGAACGCCTACCAGGAGGCGGTCACGGCACACCAGGAACCGCTCCGTGAAGCCATGTTCCAGGAGATCAAGGGCCGCACGCAGGAGACTGATCTGTCCGTGCCCAGCCGAAAGGACGGCTGGTGGTATTACAGCCGTTCGGTGGAGGGCAAGGAGTACAGCATCCAGTGCCGTGTCCTGGCCAACAACACCGGTGATCCCGTGGCGGACTGGACTCCCCCGGCTGTTGAAGCGGGCGTCGGGCTTCCCGGCGAGCAGGTGCTCCTGGACGGCAACATCGAAGCAGAGGGCAAGCCGTTCTTCAGCGTGGGCGGCGCTGCCGTGACTGTTGACGGCAACCTTTACGCCTATGCAGTGGACAACTCCGGTGACGAGCGCTTCACCTTGCGGATCAAGGATCTGCGCACCGGTGAGCTCCTCCCGGATGTCATTGAGGACATCTTCTACGGGGTGGCCTTCTCCCCGGACGGCACCAGGCTCTTCTACACGGTGGTGGATGATTCGTGGCGGCCCTACCAGGTGAAGGCCCACGTGCTGGGCACCCCTGTGGCTGAGGACGAAGTGATCTACCAGGAGGACGACGTCGCCATGTGGCTCGGCTTCGATCTCTCCTCGGACCGTCGCCACTTGGTGCTGAGCATCGGATGCTCCGAGTTCAGCGAGACGCGGCTGCTCCGCTTCGACAACTACGACGCCGGCCTCAGTATGGTCATCCCGCGCTCCCACCACGTGCTCTACGAGGCCGAGCCTTTCCTGCTCGAGGGCAAGGAAACACTGCTCCTCACGCACAACAAGGACGCCGTCAACTCCATGGTGAGCCTGGTGGACCCGGAGGAACTTACCAAGCCGCTGTCCGAGCAGAACTGGCGGACCGTCGTCGGGCATTCCCGCGAAGTACGCGTCAACGGCGCGGGCGTCACGTCCACCCATGTGGTGGTGTCCGTCCGCAAGGACACCATTGAGCGTGTTCAGGTACTCCCGCTGCGGGGTTTGGGCACAGCGGCTCAAGGCGCCCCTGTGGAGCCGGAGTTCGCTGAAGAGCTCTACACCGCAGGGGTTTCCGGCTCTGACTATGAAGCACCCGTGATCCGCATTGGCTATACCTCGTACTTCACGCCGTCGCGCGTGTACGACTTCGTCCTGCCTACTGCCGAACTGCCCCGGGGTGAATTGCTGCTCCGCAAGGAAAGCCCGGTACTTGGCGGGTACTCGGCAGCTGATTACGTGGCCACCCGCGAATGGGCAACGGCCGACGACGGCACCCGGGTCCCGCTGTCAGTGCTGCGTCACGCTTCGGTGGCGCAGGACGGCACAGCTGCCGGGCTGGTCTACGGCTACGGCTCCTACGAAATGAGCATGGATCCGGGTTTCGGCGTGGCGCGTTTGTCCCTCCTGGACCGCGGAATCGTGATGGTCATCGCCCACATCCGTGGCGGTGGGGAACTGGGACGCACCTGGTACGAAGACGGCAAGAAACTCACCAAGAAGAACACCTTCACGGACTTCATTGCAGCAACGGACTGGTTGGCAGGCTCGGGCTGGGTTGATCCTTCGCGGATTGCTGCCATGGGCGGCTCGGCCGGCGGCCTGTTGATGGGGGCCGTGGCCAACATGGCGCCGGAAAAGTACGCTGCCGTGGTGGCGCAGGTGCCGTTTGTGGATGCTCTGACCACCATCCTGGATCCCGAGCTTCCGCTGTCCGCCTTGGAATGGGAGGAGTGGGGCAACCCCATCACGGACCCTGAGGCCTACGCCTATATGAAGTCCTACACTCCGTACGAGAATGTGAAGGCGGCGGCCTACCCCAAGATCGCTGCTGTGACGTCTTTCAATGACACCAGGGTGCTGTACGTGGAGCCTGCCAAGTGGGTTCAGGCGCTGCGCTCCGCATCCACAGGTTC contains the following coding sequences:
- a CDS encoding S9 family peptidase, which produces MSHTSSAPASARESTIQPPVAKQIPVRREHHGDVFVDNYEWLRDKESSEVVEHLKAENAYQEAVTAHQEPLREAMFQEIKGRTQETDLSVPSRKDGWWYYSRSVEGKEYSIQCRVLANNTGDPVADWTPPAVEAGVGLPGEQVLLDGNIEAEGKPFFSVGGAAVTVDGNLYAYAVDNSGDERFTLRIKDLRTGELLPDVIEDIFYGVAFSPDGTRLFYTVVDDSWRPYQVKAHVLGTPVAEDEVIYQEDDVAMWLGFDLSSDRRHLVLSIGCSEFSETRLLRFDNYDAGLSMVIPRSHHVLYEAEPFLLEGKETLLLTHNKDAVNSMVSLVDPEELTKPLSEQNWRTVVGHSREVRVNGAGVTSTHVVVSVRKDTIERVQVLPLRGLGTAAQGAPVEPEFAEELYTAGVSGSDYEAPVIRIGYTSYFTPSRVYDFVLPTAELPRGELLLRKESPVLGGYSAADYVATREWATADDGTRVPLSVLRHASVAQDGTAAGLVYGYGSYEMSMDPGFGVARLSLLDRGIVMVIAHIRGGGELGRTWYEDGKKLTKKNTFTDFIAATDWLAGSGWVDPSRIAAMGGSAGGLLMGAVANMAPEKYAAVVAQVPFVDALTTILDPELPLSALEWEEWGNPITDPEAYAYMKSYTPYENVKAAAYPKIAAVTSFNDTRVLYVEPAKWVQALRSASTGSEPIVMKIEMDGGHGGASGRYVQWRERAWDYAFIADSLGATELLPGAGLK